A region from the Neurospora crassa OR74A linkage group V, whole genome shotgun sequence genome encodes:
- a CDS encoding NIMA interactive protein, producing MIISDNLRTASIYINNQLLSRGLLRDGDTIDFAYPGDNDDELAHTMGRIMGVVNDLILRRDRDAETRESLSQTLRSLRAESLRQSTDIVRLSDKLTDSARKTALAEQETAHARAQLKAAEQTVARLKEEAARQKSLVQQTRNACANEIRKRDRMIEGLKKAVADAGRTRGTGHTRGASRDGGMGSGLGGVMSIVVQAGEEYNAEAGGKMGVPQGMTGSEGYDLRMETNGFLAELAKGLSEENEVLLGLVRRTVKRMQEMSGWDVVANVVVHQQQQQQQQQKDEGGDTNMEGGGELRKEEDEGEKHALVIPTSCEELQRDLENVLEHMRIILTNPSFVPIEEVVVREDEIHRLRDGWVKMESRWKEAVHLIDGWRNRMQVSGKAVNVEELKMGLRLSPVKVKNVAETAHGLQLEMPSVREEEDAEEQADREDIERYLEKEKADAATAAAAAASMNASIPRSRDSSLHLVPAPLGGVPDDPMDEDSEQSSIFEDDDIDLDDLEDDDEEPNVEVLGHSLMLSSPPLPVPPQLSPLKDSPAAGNRGGFGQPNLRRGGGDYTNDLRAVEVGPPVPPHADRPQQTKKSIRPVRQEDDDASVSEREPSRPSTAPSATSPGSIKLVKAEAYGPKAASAARKRPGTATTVPTGPTTRTRSRTRTAESDREAPAPAAPVTRSRAREEAATSGGTGRTQTTAARKAAADRSKPPITRAAPFSTAPGARSKSQTRSLTSSGKSKETESKTGPKFAPGHRRTNSEKTTYSNASGPGTPGREREVAGSNSRPTTSSGLTKTREATLLAQSPKLAPSPRFTKGLATANNSENGSSTDSANRSGGGAISQSPIIPNRSPKRTGNSRLPLPRTGLVNTAALQAQQSPLNVAAIAAKLAASEREADAARVRAKLKAMKRSKQESVGPSQSQRSANGASQRQSKNQSQGQSQSQNQDQNQNETQSKDNQNTNNNGRATPMDCDDNDENELIIERRRAGTPRGRQDKTPKTASRAAREQEAELFDFEQEDEEVDELAGPENHHYSMGMGMEKLHVQKRKREKMRTSRTASRRRSTLNPWELQSLLQGSVNVPPLMPPPPNPMTAGMGMAADVGMEG from the exons ATGATAATCTCAGACAACCTCCGCACGGCGTCCATATACATCAACAACCAGCTGCTCTCGCGCGGCCTCCTCCGCGATGGCGACACCATCGACTTCGCCTACCCGGGCGACAACGATGACGAGCTGGCCCACACAATGGGTCGTATAATGGGGGTAGTTAACGACCTGATCCTCCGGCGCGAc CGCGACGCCGAAACCCGCGAATCTCTCTCCCAAACCCTGCGCTCCCTACGCGCCGAGTCCCTCCGCCAAAGCACCGACATCGTCCGACTGTCCGACAAGCTGACCGATTCCGCGCGCAAGACTGCCCTCGCCGAGCAAGAGACTGCGCATGCTCGCGCCCAATTAAAGGCTGCTGAGCAGACCGTCGCCCGTCTAAAAGAGGAGGCTGCCCGCCAGAAGAGCCTGGTCCAGCAAACGAGAAATGCGTGCGCGAATGAGATCAGGAAGCGGGATCGAATGATTGAGGGGCTGAAGAAGGCGGTGGCGGATGCGGGGAGGACAAGGGGCACGGGCCATACCAGGGGGGCGTCGAGAGACGGTGGCATGGGTAGCGGGCTAGGAGGTGTGATGAGCATCGTGGTACAGGCGGGCGAGGAGTATAATGCTGAGGCGGGCGGCAAGATGGGGGTTCCGCAGGGGATGACCGGGTCAGAAGGGTATGATCTCCGAATGGAGACGAACGGGTTCCTTGCGGAGCTGGCCAAGGGTCTCAGCGAAGAGAATGAGGTTCTACTTGGGCTGGTGAGGAGGACGGTAAAGAGGATGCAGGAGATGAGTGGATGGGATGTGGTTGCCAATGTTGTGGtgcatcaacagcaacaacagcagcagcagcagaaagaTGAGGGCGGGGATACGAATATGGAGGGCGGAGGCGAACtgagaaaagaggaggacgaaggggAAAAGCACGCTCTGGTGATTCCTACTAGCTGCGAGGAACTTCAGCGGGACCTGGAAAATGTGCTGGAGCATATGCGCATCATCTTGACGAACCCGTCGTTTGTCCCCatcgaggaggtggtggtgcgcGAGGACGAGATCCATCGGTTACGCGATGGCTGGGTCAAGATGGAGAGCCGATGGAAAGAGGCAGTTCACTTGATCGATGGCTGGCGCAATAGGATGCAGGTTAGCGGTAAGGCCGTTAACGTGGAAGAACTCAAGATGGGTTTGCGACTTAGCCCGGTCAAGGTTAAGAACGTGGCAGAGACTGCGCATGGGTTGCAGCTGGAGATGCCCAGTGttagggaagaggaggatgcggAGGAGCAGGCGGATCGCGAAGATATCGAGCGGTAtcttgagaaggagaaggccgatgctgctaccgccgccgctgccgctgcctcTATGAATGCCTCTATCCCAAGATCTCGAGATAGCTCACTCCATCTTGTGCCGGCACCACTGGGAGGTGTGCCTGACGATCCCATGGACGAGGACAGCGAGCAATCGAGCATCTTCGAGGACGACGATATTGATCTGGACGActtggaggatgatgatgaggagccCAATGTGGAGGTTCTTGGGCACTCCTTAATGTTGAGTTCACCGCCGCTTCCTGTGCCACCGCAACTCAGTCCGCTCAAGGATTCGCCTGCGGCAGGTAACaggggtggttttggacaGCCTAACTTGCgtcgaggaggcggagacTACACCAACGATCTACGAGCAGTCGAAGTAGGCCCTCCTGTACCACCACACGCCGACAGACCGCAGCAGACGAAGAAGTCCATCCGGCCGGTGCgacaagaagatgatgatgcttcAGTTTCTGAAAGGGAACCGTCACGTCCATCTACTGCGCCATCTGCTACATCTCCCGGTAGCATCAAGCTGGTCAAGGCAGAGGCATACGGACCCAAAGCGGCAAGTGCAGCGAGGAAGCGGCCAGGGACAGCCACAACGGTTCCGACAGGCCCCACTACTAGGACGCGGTCACGTACACGTACGGCTGAGTCGGATCGTGaagctcctgctcctgctgcacCTGTGACCAGATCACGAGCCCGTGAGGAAGCTGCTACATCTGGTGGGACGGGACGAACACAGACAACAGCCGCGAGAAAAGCGGCCGCCGATAGGTCTAAACCACCCATCACACGTGCTGCACCCTTCAGTACGGCACCAGGAGCAAGAAGCAAGAGCCAAACCCGATCACTCACATCATCCGGTAAAAGTAAGGAGACCGAGAGCAAGACGGGCCCCAAGTTTGCCCCAGGTCATAGGCGAACCAACTCAGAGAAGACGACCTATTCCAACGCCAGCGGCCCTGGCACTCccggaagggaaagggaggtAGCAGGCAGTAACTCCCGTCCTACCACCTCCAGCGGGCTTACCAAAACAAGGGAAGCCACACTTCTTGCCCAATCACCCAAGCTCGCACCATCACCCAGGTTTACCAAGGGCCTAGCCACCGCCAACAACAGCGAGAACGGCAGCTCAACCGATAGCGCGAAccgcagcggcggcggtgccaTCTCCCAATCTCCTATCATCCCCAACCGCTCGCCCAAGCGAACCGGCAACTCGCGTCTCCCACTGCCTCGGACAGGGCTCGTTAATACCGCTGCCCTCCAGGCACAGCAGAGCCCACTCAACGTGGCAGCCATCGCCGCAAAGCTAGCCGCTTCTGAACGAGAGGCTGACGCGGCTCGGGTGAGGGCCAAGCTGAAGGCCATGAAGAGGTCAAAACAGGAGAGCGTGGGTCCCTCTCAGTCTCAACGGTCCGCCAATGGCGCCAGCCAGAGACAAAGCAAGAACCAAAGCCAaggccaaagccaaagccaaAACCAAGACCAAAACCAAAACGAGACGCAGTCCAAAGacaaccaaaacaccaacaacaacggccgCGCCACCCCCATGGACTGCGACGACAATGATGAAAACGAACTTATCATTGAACGCCGCCGCGCCGGCACACCCCGAGGCAGACAAGACAAAACCCCTAAAACAGCCAGCAGAGCGGCCCGCGAACAGGAGGCGGAGCTCTTCGACTTTGaacaagaagatgaagaagtcgATGAGCTCGCCGGACCGGAAAACCATCACTACAGCATGGGAATGGGTATGGAAAAGTTACATGTgcagaagagaaagagagagaagatgaggacgagCAGGACGgccagcaggaggaggagtactCTGAACCCGTGGGAGCTGCAGAGTCTGCTTCAGGGGAGTGTCAATGTGCCTCCCTTGatgcccccgccgccgaatCCAATGACAGctgggatggggatggctGCTGATGTTGGGATGGAAGGTTAG